One Perca flavescens isolate YP-PL-M2 chromosome 9, PFLA_1.0, whole genome shotgun sequence genomic window carries:
- the usp1 gene encoding ubiquitin carboxyl-terminal hydrolase 1 isoform X2 — protein MKLQSGLTHSGTGKRMPGLQGENVVAALGSPIKRSKLSLKFLQKKETKRALDFSEPQADEPKTVEQEEPEASCDQVVPGPSPCPASPGLLLPSEKRETLVPFVGLNNLGNTCYLNSVLQVLYYCPGLRDGVKKLYNLSKRKDKPKEETDKSEEQSEVVAEDVSAQIELLGSFSGLIASVEQLQSSFLLNPDSFSDGELATPPRKILHTLRQLNPMYEGYLQHDAQEVLQCILGNIQEACVTIRKELDLEDADETEVKLEAGVHLGSSSPATESKTPPEEDGQVSGKRKSDTEVGNAKKKPKSVKSKKSDEEDNRPFTRSKRKSSSDITMDGTRDKDKEEAENEGMKKLNGEEDKGSDSEGKGEQASKESDGKRKKRSKLSWLRPSGKQPSIFSKFLSVGKISSASVKNQNKPEQENGLTDDQSPNEKTSVESSPHNVAGDKKAVKLHEGLDLMEHLFQGRLVLRTRCLECESFTERREDFQDISVPVLDDEPSSPDDLSDVSPDPKPEAKTLKWAIAQFASVERIVGEDKYFCETCHHYTEAERSLLFDKTPEVITIHLKRFSANSLDLDPYAGLSKVNTPLQTPLTLSLEEWCTRPSSTDGQRYQLFAVVMHSGVTISSGHYTAFVRMSDLKEAKLLLQDGKETEEEERESKEETRVKDKALDYDDGEVSFSLNARGQRGASLASSKTRGKKLSEGGVGLLGGQRSLSSCELGSSKRTEKAASSGSTEGSKRRKPVNSTGQKTEAGLNKEARVGEEELTPSRGGVEATEQQALNNLLEYEGKWLLFDDSEVRLFEEEDFLQACSPEMSSSSTPYLLFYRRMPEHGR, from the exons ATGAAACTTCAAAGTGGATTAACTCATTCAG GTACCGGAAAAAGGATGCCAGGTCTGCAGGGGGAAAATGTTGTGGCTGCGCTAGGGAGCCCCATCAAGAGGAGTAAACTGTCTCTGAAGTTCCTCCAGAAGAAAGAAACCAAACGGGCTCTGGATTTCTCTGAACCTCAAGCAGATGAACCCAAAACAGTTGAACAAGAGGAGCCTGAGGCAAG CTGCGATCAGGTGGTCCCTGGTCCTTCTCCATGTCCAGCCTCACCTGGCCTTTTGCTCCCATCTGAGAAGAGAGAGACCTTGGTGCCATTTGTGGGACTCAACAACTTGGGCAACACCTGCTATTTGAACAGCGTCTTACAG GTGCTGTACTACTGCCCAGGGCTCCGAGACGGTGTTAAGAAACTGTACAACCTGtctaaaagaaaagacaaaccaAAGGAAGAAACTGATAAAAGCGAAGAG CAGTCAGAAGTTGTGGCTGAAGATGTGTCTGCTCAAATTGAGCTCCTTGGGAGCTTCAGCGGTCTGATAGCATCAGTGGAGCAGCTGCAGTCCAGCTTTCTGTTAAACCCCGACAGCTTCAGTGATGGAGAACTCGCCACTCCGCCTCGAAAAATACTCCACACACTCAG GCAGCTGAACCCTATGTATGAGGGCTATCTTCAACATGACGCTCAGGAGGTGCTGCAGTGCATCCTGGGAAATATCCAGGAGGCTTGTGTCACCATCAGAAAGGAGTTGGATCTGGAGGATGCCGACGAGACTGAGGTTAAACTTGAGGCTGGTGTCCATTTGGGTTCAAGCAGCCCTGCGACAGAATCCAAAACTCCCCCAGAAGAGGACGGCCAAGTCAGTGGCAAAAGAAAGAGTGACACTGAAGTGGGAAATGCTAAAAAGAAGCCAAAATCTGTCAAGTCTAAGAAGTCTGATGAAGAGGATAATAGACCCTTCACTCGCTCCAAAAGGAAGTCCTCCAGTGACATCACAATGGACGGCACCCGGGACAAAGATAAAGAGGAGGCAGAGAATGAAGGGATGAAGAAACTGAATGGGGAGGAGGACAAAGGGAGTGACAGTGAAGGGAAAGGTGAACAGGCATCTAAAGAGTCTGAtgggaaaagaaagaagagatcTAAGCTGAGCTGGCTGAGGCCTTCTGGGAAACAGCCGAGTATTTTCTCCAAGTTCCTCAGCGTGGGGAAGATCAGCTCCGCGAGTGTGAAGAACCAAAACAAACCAGAGCAGGAGAATGGACTGACCGACGACCAAAGTCCGAATGAGAAGACCAGTGTGGAGAGTTCACCACACAACGTGGCTGGAGACAAGAAGGCAGTAAAACTTCACG AGGGCCTGGACCTGATGGAGCACTTGTTCCAGGGCCGGCTGGTTCTTAGGACTCGCTGTCTGGAGTGCGAGAGCTTcacggagaggagagaagacttCCAGGACATCAGTGTCCCAGTGCTCGATGACGAACCCAGCAGCCCAGACGACCTTTCTGATG TCTCTCCTGATCCCAAACCAGAGGCGAAGACGCTGAAATGGGCCATCGCCCAGTTTGCTTCAGTGGAGCGCATCGTTGGGGAGGACAAATACTTCTGTGAGACGTGTCACCATTACACCGAGGCTGAGAGAAGTCTGCTGTTTGACAAAACTCCTGAAGTGATCACCATTCACCTGAAGCGCTTCTCTGCCAACAGTCTGGA CCTGGACCCATATGCAGGTCTGTCGAAAGTGAACACTCCCTTGCAAACCCCGCTGACCTTGTCTCTGGAGGAGTGGTGCACCCGGCCCTCATCCACTGATGGCCAACGCTATCAGCTGTTTGCCGTGGTCATGCATAGTGGTGTCACCATCAGCAGCGGCCACTACACCGCCTTCGTCCGCATGTCTGATCTGAAAGAAGCGAAGCTCCTGCTGCAGGACGGAAAAGAAaccgaggaagaggagagggagagtaaAGAGGAAACGCGGGTGAAAGACAAAGCCCTGGACTATGATGATGGGGAGGTGTCTTTCAGCCTGAATGCGAGGGGTCAAAGGGGCGCGAGTTTGGCTAGCAGCAAAACACGAGGAAAGAAGCTGTCGGAGGGCGGGGTCGGACTCCTGGGGGGCCAGAGGAGTCTGTCTAGCTGTGAGCTTGGGAGCAGCAAACGCACGGAAAAAGCCGCCAGCAGTGGATCAACCGAGGGATCCAAACGGAGGAAACCCGTCAACAGCACGGGCCAAAAAACTGAAGCAGGACTAAACAAGGAGGCtagagtaggagaggaggaattAACTCCTTCCCGTGGCGGCGTGGAGGCCACCGAGCAGCAGGCTTTGAACAACCTCCTTGAATATgagggaaaatggctgctgttTGATGACTCGGAGGTGCGTTTGTTTGAGGAAGAGGATTTCCTGCAAGCCTGCTCTCCTGAGATGTCCTCTTCATCGACGCCGTACCTGCTGTTCTACAGAAGGATGCCTGAACACGGACGCTAA
- the usp1 gene encoding ubiquitin carboxyl-terminal hydrolase 1 isoform X3, with amino-acid sequence MKLQSGLTHSGTGKRMPGLQGENVVAALGSPIKRSKLSLKFLQKKETKRALDFSEPQADEPKTVEQEEPEASSCDQVVPGPSPCPASPGLLLPSEKRETLVPFVGLNNLGNTCYLNSVLQVLYYCPGLRDGVKKLYNLSKRKDKPKEETDKSEESEVVAEDVSAQIELLGSFSGLIASVEQLQSSFLLNPDSFSDGELATPPRKILHTLRQLNPMYEGYLQHDAQEVLQCILGNIQEACVTIRKELDLEDADETEVKLEAGVHLGSSSPATESKTPPEEDGQVSGKRKSDTEVGNAKKKPKSVKSKKSDEEDNRPFTRSKRKSSSDITMDGTRDKDKEEAENEGMKKLNGEEDKGSDSEGKGEQASKESDGKRKKRSKLSWLRPSGKQPSIFSKFLSVGKISSASVKNQNKPEQENGLTDDQSPNEKTSVESSPHNVAGDKKAVKLHEGLDLMEHLFQGRLVLRTRCLECESFTERREDFQDISVPVLDDEPSSPDDLSDVSPDPKPEAKTLKWAIAQFASVERIVGEDKYFCETCHHYTEAERSLLFDKTPEVITIHLKRFSANSLDLDPYAGLSKVNTPLQTPLTLSLEEWCTRPSSTDGQRYQLFAVVMHSGVTISSGHYTAFVRMSDLKEAKLLLQDGKETEEEERESKEETRVKDKALDYDDGEVSFSLNARGQRGASLASSKTRGKKLSEGGVGLLGGQRSLSSCELGSSKRTEKAASSGSTEGSKRRKPVNSTGQKTEAGLNKEARVGEEELTPSRGGVEATEQQALNNLLEYEGKWLLFDDSEVRLFEEEDFLQACSPEMSSSSTPYLLFYRRMPEHGR; translated from the exons ATGAAACTTCAAAGTGGATTAACTCATTCAG GTACCGGAAAAAGGATGCCAGGTCTGCAGGGGGAAAATGTTGTGGCTGCGCTAGGGAGCCCCATCAAGAGGAGTAAACTGTCTCTGAAGTTCCTCCAGAAGAAAGAAACCAAACGGGCTCTGGATTTCTCTGAACCTCAAGCAGATGAACCCAAAACAGTTGAACAAGAGGAGCCTGAGGCAAG CAGCTGCGATCAGGTGGTCCCTGGTCCTTCTCCATGTCCAGCCTCACCTGGCCTTTTGCTCCCATCTGAGAAGAGAGAGACCTTGGTGCCATTTGTGGGACTCAACAACTTGGGCAACACCTGCTATTTGAACAGCGTCTTACAG GTGCTGTACTACTGCCCAGGGCTCCGAGACGGTGTTAAGAAACTGTACAACCTGtctaaaagaaaagacaaaccaAAGGAAGAAACTGATAAAAGCGAAGAG TCAGAAGTTGTGGCTGAAGATGTGTCTGCTCAAATTGAGCTCCTTGGGAGCTTCAGCGGTCTGATAGCATCAGTGGAGCAGCTGCAGTCCAGCTTTCTGTTAAACCCCGACAGCTTCAGTGATGGAGAACTCGCCACTCCGCCTCGAAAAATACTCCACACACTCAG GCAGCTGAACCCTATGTATGAGGGCTATCTTCAACATGACGCTCAGGAGGTGCTGCAGTGCATCCTGGGAAATATCCAGGAGGCTTGTGTCACCATCAGAAAGGAGTTGGATCTGGAGGATGCCGACGAGACTGAGGTTAAACTTGAGGCTGGTGTCCATTTGGGTTCAAGCAGCCCTGCGACAGAATCCAAAACTCCCCCAGAAGAGGACGGCCAAGTCAGTGGCAAAAGAAAGAGTGACACTGAAGTGGGAAATGCTAAAAAGAAGCCAAAATCTGTCAAGTCTAAGAAGTCTGATGAAGAGGATAATAGACCCTTCACTCGCTCCAAAAGGAAGTCCTCCAGTGACATCACAATGGACGGCACCCGGGACAAAGATAAAGAGGAGGCAGAGAATGAAGGGATGAAGAAACTGAATGGGGAGGAGGACAAAGGGAGTGACAGTGAAGGGAAAGGTGAACAGGCATCTAAAGAGTCTGAtgggaaaagaaagaagagatcTAAGCTGAGCTGGCTGAGGCCTTCTGGGAAACAGCCGAGTATTTTCTCCAAGTTCCTCAGCGTGGGGAAGATCAGCTCCGCGAGTGTGAAGAACCAAAACAAACCAGAGCAGGAGAATGGACTGACCGACGACCAAAGTCCGAATGAGAAGACCAGTGTGGAGAGTTCACCACACAACGTGGCTGGAGACAAGAAGGCAGTAAAACTTCACG AGGGCCTGGACCTGATGGAGCACTTGTTCCAGGGCCGGCTGGTTCTTAGGACTCGCTGTCTGGAGTGCGAGAGCTTcacggagaggagagaagacttCCAGGACATCAGTGTCCCAGTGCTCGATGACGAACCCAGCAGCCCAGACGACCTTTCTGATG TCTCTCCTGATCCCAAACCAGAGGCGAAGACGCTGAAATGGGCCATCGCCCAGTTTGCTTCAGTGGAGCGCATCGTTGGGGAGGACAAATACTTCTGTGAGACGTGTCACCATTACACCGAGGCTGAGAGAAGTCTGCTGTTTGACAAAACTCCTGAAGTGATCACCATTCACCTGAAGCGCTTCTCTGCCAACAGTCTGGA CCTGGACCCATATGCAGGTCTGTCGAAAGTGAACACTCCCTTGCAAACCCCGCTGACCTTGTCTCTGGAGGAGTGGTGCACCCGGCCCTCATCCACTGATGGCCAACGCTATCAGCTGTTTGCCGTGGTCATGCATAGTGGTGTCACCATCAGCAGCGGCCACTACACCGCCTTCGTCCGCATGTCTGATCTGAAAGAAGCGAAGCTCCTGCTGCAGGACGGAAAAGAAaccgaggaagaggagagggagagtaaAGAGGAAACGCGGGTGAAAGACAAAGCCCTGGACTATGATGATGGGGAGGTGTCTTTCAGCCTGAATGCGAGGGGTCAAAGGGGCGCGAGTTTGGCTAGCAGCAAAACACGAGGAAAGAAGCTGTCGGAGGGCGGGGTCGGACTCCTGGGGGGCCAGAGGAGTCTGTCTAGCTGTGAGCTTGGGAGCAGCAAACGCACGGAAAAAGCCGCCAGCAGTGGATCAACCGAGGGATCCAAACGGAGGAAACCCGTCAACAGCACGGGCCAAAAAACTGAAGCAGGACTAAACAAGGAGGCtagagtaggagaggaggaattAACTCCTTCCCGTGGCGGCGTGGAGGCCACCGAGCAGCAGGCTTTGAACAACCTCCTTGAATATgagggaaaatggctgctgttTGATGACTCGGAGGTGCGTTTGTTTGAGGAAGAGGATTTCCTGCAAGCCTGCTCTCCTGAGATGTCCTCTTCATCGACGCCGTACCTGCTGTTCTACAGAAGGATGCCTGAACACGGACGCTAA
- the usp1 gene encoding ubiquitin carboxyl-terminal hydrolase 1 isoform X1, protein MKLQSGLTHSGTGKRMPGLQGENVVAALGSPIKRSKLSLKFLQKKETKRALDFSEPQADEPKTVEQEEPEASSCDQVVPGPSPCPASPGLLLPSEKRETLVPFVGLNNLGNTCYLNSVLQVLYYCPGLRDGVKKLYNLSKRKDKPKEETDKSEEQSEVVAEDVSAQIELLGSFSGLIASVEQLQSSFLLNPDSFSDGELATPPRKILHTLRQLNPMYEGYLQHDAQEVLQCILGNIQEACVTIRKELDLEDADETEVKLEAGVHLGSSSPATESKTPPEEDGQVSGKRKSDTEVGNAKKKPKSVKSKKSDEEDNRPFTRSKRKSSSDITMDGTRDKDKEEAENEGMKKLNGEEDKGSDSEGKGEQASKESDGKRKKRSKLSWLRPSGKQPSIFSKFLSVGKISSASVKNQNKPEQENGLTDDQSPNEKTSVESSPHNVAGDKKAVKLHEGLDLMEHLFQGRLVLRTRCLECESFTERREDFQDISVPVLDDEPSSPDDLSDVSPDPKPEAKTLKWAIAQFASVERIVGEDKYFCETCHHYTEAERSLLFDKTPEVITIHLKRFSANSLDLDPYAGLSKVNTPLQTPLTLSLEEWCTRPSSTDGQRYQLFAVVMHSGVTISSGHYTAFVRMSDLKEAKLLLQDGKETEEEERESKEETRVKDKALDYDDGEVSFSLNARGQRGASLASSKTRGKKLSEGGVGLLGGQRSLSSCELGSSKRTEKAASSGSTEGSKRRKPVNSTGQKTEAGLNKEARVGEEELTPSRGGVEATEQQALNNLLEYEGKWLLFDDSEVRLFEEEDFLQACSPEMSSSSTPYLLFYRRMPEHGR, encoded by the exons ATGAAACTTCAAAGTGGATTAACTCATTCAG GTACCGGAAAAAGGATGCCAGGTCTGCAGGGGGAAAATGTTGTGGCTGCGCTAGGGAGCCCCATCAAGAGGAGTAAACTGTCTCTGAAGTTCCTCCAGAAGAAAGAAACCAAACGGGCTCTGGATTTCTCTGAACCTCAAGCAGATGAACCCAAAACAGTTGAACAAGAGGAGCCTGAGGCAAG CAGCTGCGATCAGGTGGTCCCTGGTCCTTCTCCATGTCCAGCCTCACCTGGCCTTTTGCTCCCATCTGAGAAGAGAGAGACCTTGGTGCCATTTGTGGGACTCAACAACTTGGGCAACACCTGCTATTTGAACAGCGTCTTACAG GTGCTGTACTACTGCCCAGGGCTCCGAGACGGTGTTAAGAAACTGTACAACCTGtctaaaagaaaagacaaaccaAAGGAAGAAACTGATAAAAGCGAAGAG CAGTCAGAAGTTGTGGCTGAAGATGTGTCTGCTCAAATTGAGCTCCTTGGGAGCTTCAGCGGTCTGATAGCATCAGTGGAGCAGCTGCAGTCCAGCTTTCTGTTAAACCCCGACAGCTTCAGTGATGGAGAACTCGCCACTCCGCCTCGAAAAATACTCCACACACTCAG GCAGCTGAACCCTATGTATGAGGGCTATCTTCAACATGACGCTCAGGAGGTGCTGCAGTGCATCCTGGGAAATATCCAGGAGGCTTGTGTCACCATCAGAAAGGAGTTGGATCTGGAGGATGCCGACGAGACTGAGGTTAAACTTGAGGCTGGTGTCCATTTGGGTTCAAGCAGCCCTGCGACAGAATCCAAAACTCCCCCAGAAGAGGACGGCCAAGTCAGTGGCAAAAGAAAGAGTGACACTGAAGTGGGAAATGCTAAAAAGAAGCCAAAATCTGTCAAGTCTAAGAAGTCTGATGAAGAGGATAATAGACCCTTCACTCGCTCCAAAAGGAAGTCCTCCAGTGACATCACAATGGACGGCACCCGGGACAAAGATAAAGAGGAGGCAGAGAATGAAGGGATGAAGAAACTGAATGGGGAGGAGGACAAAGGGAGTGACAGTGAAGGGAAAGGTGAACAGGCATCTAAAGAGTCTGAtgggaaaagaaagaagagatcTAAGCTGAGCTGGCTGAGGCCTTCTGGGAAACAGCCGAGTATTTTCTCCAAGTTCCTCAGCGTGGGGAAGATCAGCTCCGCGAGTGTGAAGAACCAAAACAAACCAGAGCAGGAGAATGGACTGACCGACGACCAAAGTCCGAATGAGAAGACCAGTGTGGAGAGTTCACCACACAACGTGGCTGGAGACAAGAAGGCAGTAAAACTTCACG AGGGCCTGGACCTGATGGAGCACTTGTTCCAGGGCCGGCTGGTTCTTAGGACTCGCTGTCTGGAGTGCGAGAGCTTcacggagaggagagaagacttCCAGGACATCAGTGTCCCAGTGCTCGATGACGAACCCAGCAGCCCAGACGACCTTTCTGATG TCTCTCCTGATCCCAAACCAGAGGCGAAGACGCTGAAATGGGCCATCGCCCAGTTTGCTTCAGTGGAGCGCATCGTTGGGGAGGACAAATACTTCTGTGAGACGTGTCACCATTACACCGAGGCTGAGAGAAGTCTGCTGTTTGACAAAACTCCTGAAGTGATCACCATTCACCTGAAGCGCTTCTCTGCCAACAGTCTGGA CCTGGACCCATATGCAGGTCTGTCGAAAGTGAACACTCCCTTGCAAACCCCGCTGACCTTGTCTCTGGAGGAGTGGTGCACCCGGCCCTCATCCACTGATGGCCAACGCTATCAGCTGTTTGCCGTGGTCATGCATAGTGGTGTCACCATCAGCAGCGGCCACTACACCGCCTTCGTCCGCATGTCTGATCTGAAAGAAGCGAAGCTCCTGCTGCAGGACGGAAAAGAAaccgaggaagaggagagggagagtaaAGAGGAAACGCGGGTGAAAGACAAAGCCCTGGACTATGATGATGGGGAGGTGTCTTTCAGCCTGAATGCGAGGGGTCAAAGGGGCGCGAGTTTGGCTAGCAGCAAAACACGAGGAAAGAAGCTGTCGGAGGGCGGGGTCGGACTCCTGGGGGGCCAGAGGAGTCTGTCTAGCTGTGAGCTTGGGAGCAGCAAACGCACGGAAAAAGCCGCCAGCAGTGGATCAACCGAGGGATCCAAACGGAGGAAACCCGTCAACAGCACGGGCCAAAAAACTGAAGCAGGACTAAACAAGGAGGCtagagtaggagaggaggaattAACTCCTTCCCGTGGCGGCGTGGAGGCCACCGAGCAGCAGGCTTTGAACAACCTCCTTGAATATgagggaaaatggctgctgttTGATGACTCGGAGGTGCGTTTGTTTGAGGAAGAGGATTTCCTGCAAGCCTGCTCTCCTGAGATGTCCTCTTCATCGACGCCGTACCTGCTGTTCTACAGAAGGATGCCTGAACACGGACGCTAA